The DNA window TCTCGCTGCTCAGCCCGCGCGGGGTGCGGCGGGTGGCGCTGGGCGTGTTCCTGTTCTCGGTTCTGCTGGTCTTCGCCACCCTGGTGGTGGGCATGGAAATCAAGGGCGCGCGGCGCTGGATCCATATCCCCGGCCTGTCCATCCAACCGTCGGAGTTCGTCAAGCCCGCCTTCGCGGTGGTGGCGGCTTGGCTGTTCTCGCTGTCGCGCACCAACCCCGGCTTTCCCGGCGCGCTGGTGTCGATCGTGCTCTACGGCATCACCGTGGCCGGCCTGATCCTGCAGCCCGACCTGGGCATGACCTTCGTGGTCTCCGCCGTGTGGTTCACCCAGTTCTTCCTGGCCGGGCTGAACCTCGTGCTGGTGATGGGGCTCGGCGGGCTGGGCGTGGTCGGGCTGATCGGCGCCTATTACACGCTGCCGCACGTCACCAGCCGCATCGACCGCTTCCTCGACCCGAATGCCGGCGACAATTATCAGATCAACCGGTCGCTGGAGGCCTTCGCCAACGGCGGGCTGATGGGCACCGGCCCCGGACAGGGCACGGTGAAGTTCTATCTGCCGGACAGCCATGCCGACTTCATCTTCGCCGTCGCCGGGGAGGAGCTGGGGCTGATCTTCTGCCTCGGGCTGGTGGTTTTGTTTGCATTCGTTGTGCTGCGCGGGTTCGCTCGTGTCTTCAACGACAACAATTATTTCGTTTTGCTGGCGACCGCCGGTCTTCTGATCCAGTTCGGGCTTCAGGCGGCGATCAACATGGGATCGGCCTTGCATCTTATGCCGACGAAGGGCATGACCCTGCCGTTCATTTCCTACGGCGGCTCCTCGCTGCTGGCACTCGGGTTCGGCATGGGTATGGTTCTGGCTTTGACACGCAAACGCTTCGGCCCCGCGGAATGAGGAGGCCGACCGACTTGGATCCCACCGCGCACAAGGTGATCGTGCTGGCCGCAGGCGGCACCGGCGGGCATATGTTCCCGGCCGAGGCGCTGGCGCGCGAGCTGCTGGCCCGCGGCCGCGCCGTGACGCTGGTCACCGACAAGCGCGGCCATGCCTTCGGCGACAATCTGCCGGAGGTGCCGGTCCACCGCATCCGCGCCGCCTCCCCCGGCGCCGGGATCGCCGGCAAGCTGAAGGCCGCCCTGCAGATGGGGCTGGGCCTGCTGGAAGCGCGCGCGCTGATGCGGCGGCTCGAACCCGCCGCAGTGGTCGGCTTCGGCGGCTACCCGTCCGTCCCCACCGTCTATGCCGCCATCCAGTCCAGGCTGCCGGCCCTGCTGCACGAACAGAACGCCGTTCTCGGCCGCGCCAACCGGATGCTGATCGCAGGCGCCCGCCGCATCGCCGTCGCCTTCCCAGGCATCGAGAAGCTGGGCGAGGCGCAGCGCGGCAAGATCGTCCGCACCGGCAACCCGGTCCGCCCCGCCGTCGCCGCCCGCCGCCTCTCCCCCTACGAAGCGCCGCAGCCCGGCGGTCCCGTCCGCCTGCTGGTGATGGGCGGCAGCCAGGGCGCCCGCGTCTTCTCCGAAGTGATCCCCGCGGCGCTGGCCCTGTTGCCGGACGACCTGCGCGCCCGCATCCATCTGGCGCAGCAATGCCGCGCCGAAGACCTGGAGGCCGCCCGCGACGCGCTGGAGCCGCTGGGCCTCGCCCGGCTGGAACTGCAGACCTTCTTCCGCGACGTGCCGGAACGGCTGGCCGCCTGCCATCTCGCCATCACCCGCGCCGGTGCCTCCACCATCGCCGAACTGACCTGCGTCGGCCGTCCGGCGATCCTGGTGCCCTACCCGCACGCCACCGACGACCACCAGACCGCCAACGCCCGCCATCTGGCCGACGCCGGTGCCGCATGGCTGGTGCCGCAGCCCGCCTTCACCGCGAGCGCGCTGGCCGAGCGGCTGTCCGCCCTGCTGGCCGATCCGCAGGCGCTCGCAGCTTCGGCGCAGGCCGCCCATGGCTGGGGCACCGCCGACGCCGTCAGCGCCCTGGCCGACGCCGTTCTGGCGATGCTGGATGGCGGCATGCGACAGGCTCACTACGCCGACACCGGTTCCGATCCGACCACGACCGACCACGACCGATCCCACAACGCCCGGCGGGCCGCCGCCGGTGCCAGCGCCAAGGGGGCCGCGGAATGATCAACAAGACCAGGTCTCTGACCCGCCCGACGCCGCGCCCGCTGCAGGACTGGCCTGCGGACATGACGCGGACCGAAGGCGGCTGGTACAACCGTCCGGGCTGTCCGCTGGTGCCGCGCTTCCTCGCCGAAGGCGGCTTTCTGCGGGATCGCCTGTCGATGATCCACGGATCGCAACCCCTTCCCAACGACCTGTCCGACGGGGCGGTCGACGCCACCCTTCGCCTGATGCTTCGCCGCGGAAAGTAAGCCTGACATGCGCGCCCTCCCCCTCTCGATCGGCACCATCCACTTCGTCGGCATCGGCGGCATCGGCATGAGCGGCATCGCCGAGGTGCTGCGGAACCTGGGCTATACCGTCCAGGGCTCCGACCTCGCCGAGAACGCCAACGTCAAGCGCCTGCGCGAACTGGGCATCAAGGTGTTCGTCGGCCATCGCGGCGAGAACATCGCCGGTGCCGCCGTGGTCGTCGTCTCCTCCGCGGTCAAGCGCGACAATCCGGAAGTGGTCGCCGCCCGCGCCGCCCTGGTGCCGGTGGTCCGCCGCGCCGAGATGCTCGGCGAGCTGATGCGGCTGAAATGGGCCATCGCCATCGGCGGCACCCATGGCAAGACCACGACGACCTCGATGGTCGGCCACATGCTGGAGCATGCCAACCTCGACCCGACCGTCATCAACGGCGGCATCATCAACGCCTACGGCTCCAACACCCGGCTCGGCACCGGTGACTGGATGGTGGTCGAGGCGGACGAGAGCGACGGCACCTTCGTGAAGCTGCCGGCCTGCATCGCCGTCGTCACCAAC is part of the Azospirillum lipoferum 4B genome and encodes:
- the murG gene encoding undecaprenyldiphospho-muramoylpentapeptide beta-N-acetylglucosaminyltransferase, whose product is MRRPTDLDPTAHKVIVLAAGGTGGHMFPAEALARELLARGRAVTLVTDKRGHAFGDNLPEVPVHRIRAASPGAGIAGKLKAALQMGLGLLEARALMRRLEPAAVVGFGGYPSVPTVYAAIQSRLPALLHEQNAVLGRANRMLIAGARRIAVAFPGIEKLGEAQRGKIVRTGNPVRPAVAARRLSPYEAPQPGGPVRLLVMGGSQGARVFSEVIPAALALLPDDLRARIHLAQQCRAEDLEAARDALEPLGLARLELQTFFRDVPERLAACHLAITRAGASTIAELTCVGRPAILVPYPHATDDHQTANARHLADAGAAWLVPQPAFTASALAERLSALLADPQALAASAQAAHGWGTADAVSALADAVLAMLDGGMRQAHYADTGSDPTTTDHDRSHNARRAAAGASAKGAAE
- a CDS encoding FtsW/RodA/SpoVE family cell cycle protein: MITFDRTDQSIFGRWWWTVDRWQLGAIALLMFLGTVLITAASPPVAERIGIQDTFYFVERHLMMLIPATIIMVGVSLLSPRGVRRVALGVFLFSVLLVFATLVVGMEIKGARRWIHIPGLSIQPSEFVKPAFAVVAAWLFSLSRTNPGFPGALVSIVLYGITVAGLILQPDLGMTFVVSAVWFTQFFLAGLNLVLVMGLGGLGVVGLIGAYYTLPHVTSRIDRFLDPNAGDNYQINRSLEAFANGGLMGTGPGQGTVKFYLPDSHADFIFAVAGEELGLIFCLGLVVLFAFVVLRGFARVFNDNNYFVLLATAGLLIQFGLQAAINMGSALHLMPTKGMTLPFISYGGSSLLALGFGMGMVLALTRKRFGPAE